The sequence below is a genomic window from Phoenix dactylifera cultivar Barhee BC4 chromosome 16, palm_55x_up_171113_PBpolish2nd_filt_p, whole genome shotgun sequence.
TAGGATATTTTTGATACATTGTGCTACTTTTCTTTCTGTCAGGTACAAACTCAATCTGCGTATGGAATTATTCTACATAGTTTATGCTGTTAGTTAATTCACTTGAACATATTCTAATTATGCTTTTATATTAATTGTAATCTTACAAGCTTATGTTTTTTCATGCTTTAGCAATGACTCAAGGAGGAGTGGCATTTGCTAACATGCTGATGGCAGGATTTTCCATAGTTTACTTCTTCATTAACATTTCTCCtttacttgattattttgctattaataaagttttgatttttaaagTAATATTAGGATGTTGTTCTAATGGGATAGTATATTCGAAGTGTATAGGAACAAGTTTCATGGTAACCAGTTCCGAACTACCTATGGTAGGAGACCAGCATATACTGATATAGCATCGGATCGTACTAATacaccaatatatatatatatatatatatatatatatatatatatatatatatatatatatatatatatatatatatatattatttttaaggttTTTAAGCTTATTTTATTTAGTTCTAAGTGAAATATGGGATTTTGTGAGCTCATTTATAatgtttaaatataatatactgtatttttttttatattacacATCTAAAGAATGGTGACTATATATACATGTTAAATTAAGTATAGCATTTAAAATGTAAAATACTCATATTAAAAAGTTAGAAATGCAACATATATGCATCTAGTCAACTTTAAGTCTAGTGTCGTTGTCTCTCCATACACATCTAAGTCATGTTTGTAGTCGGGCCATGGGACTTGACTCCAATGGTATTGTGCCTATCTAGGATCCTGGTAGCATGTCTGTACTGAATGATCATGCTGATACTGTTGCTCTGTTAGGTACAAAGGCGGAAATCCATAAAAGGACTGAGCAAGGTCCGATCTATAGTCTAACTAAGGCCGAGGAGGATTATACTTGCTCAAACATGAAGACTCAAAGGGCGCATATCCATATAGATCATAGCTCAGCACAGGATGATATGATTCGATATAGGATGATAATCCTGACTAGCGGAAGGATCCTAATACGTCCAAGATTCCCACTCGGCGCACCACCTCATCAGCCAGATAGGTATCATGTCCACCACCTCTAGGTCCTATCCTCTTGTACACTATGGTGTCCTTCCTAGCTTGAGGTTTATGATCCTTATCGTGCTTCGCATACTCAAACTAGGACTTACCAGTCAACGAAGTAATCATAGGAAACTGCAAGCCACTCCCTCTCTATCCACTTCCTCCTCCTTGACCATCGAACCCATCATTACTCGACGAGTCATTATTATCATTGCTTATATCATAAGATGACTTGGGCAATCTATTATAGGAGTGCTCGGTAATCTAGGAGTCACTATGAATTGGCTCCTCATTCACTCTTTCCAATGGAcctgctttcttcctttctgtTACGTTGCTTGATTGGATGTCTAGGGTATTGGCTTCTTACCCTTACTTGATCGACCTCCCTGACTCTCCTATTTGTCTCGCATGGGTACACTACATTGACTAGTTCTGCCCCCTTGAATGGTTCTACCTTCCTGCCTAGCTCTGTCTCCCTAGCCCTACTACCCTAGCTGATTCTAGTACTGTAGTGTCCTCTTCTAAACATCTGTTTGTCAAATCTTTGATTTGAGATCTCCAACTCTAAACTAGATTATGACCTTGACTGGCTTCTCCCTGAACTTTACAGTGGCTGCAACTACCGAACATCGGCTTGTTGTTGACTTGATACATGTCAATCTACTCAGTTCTCTGAATTCACTTCGGCTTGCTAATCTATGAGAACGGTCTGATCAAGGAGGTGGTCTTGGGTCATCAAGCTCATTAACCTATCACATGATCCTCCTCATCATATACAAAGTCATATAGTTGATCCTCATACATTAGATCGAGTTCATGCTGAAGCTATTTCAATGCCAGTCATATGTTGTAGTTCATATGTTGTAGTGCACAAAGGCGATGCATTTGGTCTTTCTTGAGTCAAATTGTTTCTCTATTTGCTGCGGATCAACGCAATGGTTGACCAATTGCACTCACACCCACAAGCTAAAACTCTCTATGACTGGGGCTGCCCCACCATAGTAAAGCCACCACTTAGCTACAAACGAAAATACATTGTCCATCAGCCCCTAATTGGTGTTGACATATTAAGTGAAAGATCTAGTGTAGAATGGTACCTAGACAAATTTATCTCTTACTAGCAACTAGACCTCTCTCTAAGACCATACTATCGCCCTTCTTATATTCTTTGCTCTGCGATGCACATAATTTATGGTATTATTGTGCAAGATTCACAAATCAAAGATATATTATAATGGGTGACTGGTATTTAAGTAATGCTTAACCCTTCTGCTTGGCAGCGGTCAATGCATCATCCTTCATCTTGGAGATAACATTCCTCAATGAACTTAAGAGCTCAACATTCCTCGACATACTCAAGAGTTCCTCATCAGTGTCCATCCCAGAAACTGTATAGATATACTTCGGgttgttataaaaaaaaaagagactgcAGAAGAATCTCACCAAATTATATGTAAAGTTAAAACAAGAAAGGAGATTGAAACTTCATTCTGGCAGCTGGAGAATTCAAAATCTCCAAAATTTATCTTTATTAAATGACAAATTTGCCCATGATATGAGCTGCTTGTTGTGTTGCTGCAAATCACTGACAGTAATCAGCACTTGTTACTAacacttttaagaaaaatttaaCTTTCAGCATTTTGTTGTATCTTCCATTTATTTTAAGGTGCTCATCACCCTAGAGATTAGACCTAGCTTATCTTTGCCAAATCGgtgtaaatttataaatttactaCTAGCTGCATTAATGCAATTTAGTGCAGATTCATATCCTCTGGAACAGGTCTTTGCTGGCTTAAGGCCTCAAATGGCAGGGATTTCTTGCATGCCCATATTCCTTGACACGGCAGTCAAAGTGTTCCCCAATGTATAGACTGGCAGCCTATGTGGGGATGGGTGGCTTAAGTGTAATTTTTCTCAGAGAAGGCAAGGGACAGTTGTGGGATTGTCTTATAAATTTTGCAACatcatgatttgtatgttccacaATTGTTTCCCTATCTAAGATTTAAATTTGTTTCCCTTAAAACTTCTGTAATCTGTTTACAAATGTTGTAATGCTTTCAGATGGGTTTCTGTATGTAATGCATCTTTTAGGTAAGAATGAATTCTTTGCTAAATTTAATCACTTTTTCTCTTCTTAATAGCATGTTAACATTCAAATTAAAATTCCTTCTCTCTTACAGATACGTCATTTTGTTTCTATGTTGCTAAACCAAGTTCCATTAGATTTGTGGTTTAGGTGCGGACTTATGAAGATTCTCTTTGAGAGTGTATTTTgttctctgaaattttctgaGGTACTGAGATCGGTTTACTGTTCTGTTTTTCCAAGTACGAACCATTTTCTTGTCTTGGAACATATAATTACAAGATGCCTCTATAGGTAGGTTTCATGGTAAACATTGAAAGTAACACTGATCAGTATTGTGCCCTAGGTTCTAGCAGAGTTCTAATCCTCTACGGTAATGCATGTCTAGATGGATGGCTGTTACCCATTGTACTAGCTTGAGAGATGGTGCGACAACAATCCATTTCCTAATTATGGTAGCTTGAGAGATGATCGACAGCCATCCATTTTTGAGAAGGGCGACGTGTCATCCATCCAAATATGCATTGCGGTGCAAAATATGCATATCAGAGGATCTCGGCTTGCAGAAACCATGGTATGGTTCTTATCAGGGCGTTTGCTGACCACTGGCTCTCAGTGGCTTTGGCCATTGCCTACAGATAGGATTCTCACCACCCATCAGGTATGAAAACATTGTCATTGGTTGCCATGTTTACAGGAGCTTCACCCAGGGTCTTCCAAGACCCTGATTTCACTTGAGAACGTCGACTGTTACACCTCCAATTGCTGTGTCTGGAGTCTGGACCAGCAGATCCCGCCACCTTCTTAACAATTTTCGACCCTGGTACTGCAGGATAGATAACCTTTCTTGCCCATTTAACCGAACAATCTTCTTTTTGGTTTGAATTGTAACATCATTGAGAAAAAGACACTTCAGACTATTTGTGTTCATTTAGAGTTCCAACTGAAGTTTTAGGGGTCCATCAAGGGAATTCTAAGCATTTAATTATTCCCAAGTGCATTACTTTTGAATGTTTTATGCCTGAGTACTGCATGGCCATCTTTCCATTGTTGAGGTCAAATTCCCTCAACCAAAACcgagcaaataaaaaaaaaccacgATAAAATAATTTCTTGATGCTCACAAAGTGATTTTGTACATACAAGGAAAAATACATCCTACCAGTCTTTCAAGATTTGAAGCCTATTAAAATGGAGGTAATTTATGATGGCTTATTTGAATATAAGGTCTTGCAGATATCCCAAGGTTCAAAATACACATGCACTTTGTTCTGTTATTTGTATACACTGCACATGATAAAGGTGCCCAACTTAACTAACTTGACTCGTGTCTTACATAgatatcttctttctttgtttctttttcgtTCTTTCGACGGAAACATCTCAGAAAACCATTAGGGAGCATATGGTATCTGGTTTCAGCCTTTCAAGTTTACCGGTGATTGCAGGTATATATATCATACCGGCCCAAACCGTATGATACGGCGCATACCGTATCGTACCGGTTTGGTATCGGTATGGATGGCGTACTGACACTTAGAAGGCCACATTCCATACTATACCGACACAGTGCTAATGTGGCATCAAAGTTCGGTACCGAGACAACGAATTTTAATTATGGTTGTGTTCTTGCTTGCTCTTCTTTCACCTATGCCTTTTCACAATATTTCATGAGAGCATCAACAGCCATCACGGAATTGGTGAAAAAGCATCTCATCGGTAACAAATAAATGGACAGAATGGAAGCATAAGGGATGAGTAAAACAGTTGATACCATGACTTACCCTTAACGATGACCTTGACAAATAATTcgcatgcttcacaaattttctcATCTGTCTGCTGGTGAATAATGTTTACTCAGAAGCTCAAATATGAAGTAAGACGAAAAAATCAAATGCAAATATTGAAACCATTTGCATCAAAAATCAATTGCAAATATTGGAAAGCGTTGGATGAACAATAATTTGATTTGCTAAATTATGTTTTGAAAATagattgattatatttttatgcTAAATCATAATATTTGTATTTGATTATTATATCTTATATCATTATACAGGGTTCTGCTTAGGAGTGAGAATAGAAACGATATTCAACAATAttgatatattttaattttagtattgCTGTTAGAATTTTTTTATAGGTTTTGAAGTATAATGATGTCAGACTCTTGAATTCTATCTGTTAGTTAGTTttgttaattaattcaatttttaattttagttattttaattttgccACTGCGATACATTTGATATTATATTGAAATGTCTTACATGTTTGTGGAGAGAGTTCTCCATAACTATGTAGCAGTTGCTACCCCAGCTCATAATTTGGGATCGGGGGCATGGCAAAAATAATCCATCTTCTCTATAAGTGACATCAATTCCTTATTTTTCTCATACTCTGCCCCTCCTGCCTCTTCCTTTACCCCAACTAAATGCAAGAGTAGAGTGACATGGTGCATCCGGAATGGATGCAATAATATTAGCACCTACATAAAATTTCAATTTAGGCATTCATGATAATAGGACAATAACTGGTAGTTCCACCTTAGATCTCTAGTTTATACTTTTGCACACTTCTACTCTCCACTCAGAATAGGAACTAACCCTATTTAGCTGAATAAATGAGACACTTTTGGGATGCATGCGTTGGATGCGTTTATGCTGCCCCTTGCAAATCCTTCTCATCCTTTTATATGTGTCCCTCATTTTTctgttgttgaaaaatttataaTAGCAATACGAGAAATAGAACCCCAGAAAATCatacaaatatataaaaaaaacataCTATTCATCGCAACCATTGATTAAATCTTGAAGATAACATGCAACCAcggcaaagaaaaggaaactgAATAACAATTAGAGCAATGTAAGGTAATCATGTGTCTAGCCTAAGaatttcccctctctctctccaattTCTATATGGTGGCTCTCAATAGGGCGAACCACAATGATAGCACAGGCTACCGCATTCTAGACAGAGAGAGGATGTAGCCCTagagtttattttattttgggctCCCTCATCAAGAGTCCATCTTTAAAACATgccttgcatttttttttttggttaaaacaACTATTTCATACATTATGAGTACGAATACATCtaataaagtcagaaaacatCTTTCATACAATACCAAAAGCAGATGTAGGATCATACCGAACTATATTAGGGTTTACTGATCTAACGTCCAACCCATTTTTCGCACTAGGAAAATCCGATCAATGTCAGCCCACAGCATCCACACTTGGTCTTATTATATGAAATGAAGTATCGAAATTCATCTGCAAAATGGATCAAATGCAAAGCAAATGGATGATTAACCCACGTTCCATTCACCCTCCTTTGACCAACATAGCTTTATCAGTAAGCGAACAGCAATTGATTTGTAATTATCTCAGATGAGCTTGGATGATAACTAAAGCCACCATTTTAACAATGGAAGCATTACATTTCAGATAACCAGATGTGAGATAGTgacaaaatatcacaaagcttCATCAAATCCCTACTGTGGCAAAAGATTCCTGATGTCCATCGGACAATATACAtctatttttcataaataaaagCCAAAACATCATGCAATCCTGCAGGTAAAGAGTGTCCCCCCTGCTTGGTTATTTGAACATACCCTATAGAAGTAAAGCTACCACATTCTTATCCGACTTGACGGGCATTTCACAGAGATATCCCCTCATCACAGAGATTCATCAGACGGCACAAGTCATTGGTTTTCAGCTTGTTAAGTTTGGACAGGATTAGAGGAACATACTTGTAGACCATCTGCTTGCACTGCGAAATCATAAAAATGGCAGCAGAAGTCATTGGTATGCATTCCAATGAGGACCATGCCATCAATGATTGTTTACAGAGATGAAATGCTTACTTGCTCTTCATTCTCGTCTGCTTCTTCGCAGTACTCGATAAGGATCTCCATTATCTTCATCTGAATAAGAAGTGAAATGAAATGGGTACTTAAACACAAGAAGAGAGGATATTCTTTGATATAATACTAATTCATCGAAGCACAATCGATTACCCTCATCTTGGGCGTCTTTAATTGAATGACAAGATCTTTAACAGCTCTGCGGCATGCTAAACAAGTTTTCTCGTCCGTCTGGTAGTAAATGACACAGATTTAGATTCAAATAAAACCACAAAGTTATGCAATATCATGGAACTTGGGGTTGAAAAAGACTATTGTTACCACCAGTAGTTCAGTGTACAAGCACTATAAAATCTGGTATCTCATGAAGAATAATCAATGTGATGAGCAGAGATTTTActagttatttttaaaaaaaacattcagCCCCCTCACTGCATCACACTGTTGtaagtaaaaaatattattttgaataTAGGCAAAGTGTGCATGGAGACACAAAAATATCCAATATGTAAGTATGTGGCCTAGTTGTGCAATAGTTCAAGACATTCATTTAATGGATTTTTAGATTGAATTGATGTATGGCTTGCTGCTATGGGAGAAATGGAGCTTTGTGTGGCCGCTACAATCTATAAAAGCTCATGTTACCTCAGGAGAAAACTTGTTTAGAAAGATGAGACTCttatcattttgaagcatgtgtTCATCCAAACATAATCCTGTGTTGTTGCAGAGACTTTCTTCATTGTAAAGATCTTGCAAAGACAACCTAGTTTGAAGCATGTATGCTTCTGACTTTTGTAGACACTGCAAGGATAAAGCAAGCCATGCTTGGTGAAAATAGTGTCAGCTGGATTAGTAAATTAAAGGTAACCATTTGGGTGGAAGTCTGTACCTTAGACTTGAGATCAGAAGGCAGAATATGGCAAATTTCACTTGATAGCAATCAACATACCCAAACAGATTTGGATCACTCAAGGCTTTTCCAGTTTTCTTGAACCTCCAGGCATGAATTACAAATGGAAGACAGGCCTTTCATTGAAGAATGCTTGTTTCCTATGGAGAAGCCACTTACTAGTTATGATTGAAGGCAAGATGGGTTTCATAGAAATTGACAGTCTCATTAAGGAGGTGTGCATCAAATTTGAATGTGAACTACTTTATCCATGTATTTattggtttcttttttcttagcaGCAGCAGCACCTCCTTCATTGTGAATTTGTTCGTGCCGGTATCTGGACTAATATCGAATAAAAACTATAATGGTGATTTTTCATGATTTACTTGCACTCACCTCATCCATAAACTCGGGCTCGACCCCAAGCCTAGCATCCACATGAGATAGCATAACAAGTAGAACAACAAAAGAGGATAACATTCCCATTTCCATCTTCTACTCACCTTCAATATGTTAGATAGCCAATATTACACAAgttctttaaaataaaaaataaataaataatgcaaagcaacatttaaACCAACAGTAAAAGCGTAAAATTGTTTGCGACACAGTTCTTATCTTGGATTTCTTTTGAGTGAAAATTAATCGTTATCCTGATAATTTAAGCACTAGGTAATAGTGCAACTTTAAATGCTAAAACAAATTTAATCCTGAAATTAACTTCGTGATTGTAAAAACAAggctaactaagaaaatttactaatattgaaaagaaaagatcttTTGTATTGCCATGGACCCATGCAAGGAGACATGAACACTTCATATGATATCAAGAAGCTGTGCTTTAAGCTTAAACTTATATAGATAGATAGCGAGACCAGCATATAGAATCTAAGAGATTGAGACATACCAATCACTCTTTGTGAGGAGCTGAGATGATATGGCTGAAGCAGCGGGCAGTGAAGTATTAATAACCAGCAGCAGCAATGAAAGCATATTTCTCTCCTCGTTTTGCtcattttcctctctttttccacTCAACTGTTTTATTCCACACGTATCGTGTAAGAAGGACGAGAGACGTCGTTTGGTCACACAATGCTTTGGATGTGCAAGAATAAGAGAAAGAACACAACATATGGTGTACCATCACAGCATCAACATACGGAAGCTATAGCTTAATCATGGGCTTATGCACCTTCCCAGAAGGTGCCTGAGGGCCACGTAGGAGTGCTCAATCTAGTAACATTCAGACACTGGTCTTGTTAGGGAAGCTGGTAAAGCCTCCTGCAAACCTATCGTGGAAACTATTATGGTCTAGGTGGCACTTTAGATGGTGGAACTTTATGTGCTTGAGGGCTGTTTGGGTTGGTCTGTATTAAGTCCGGCGTGTTCTGAGAGCCAGTGTAGTCCTGTTCTAGAGTGACTCAACTACGGTGATCGGTTGGATCCAAAGGTGCATGGGTGACATGGATGGATGTCACCCATTACTCCGAAATATTCGGGCCACGGTAGGTGGAGACATTGTCTTCCCAAGCCAAGCATATCTATGAAAAGCCAACAGAGCTACGAATTGGGTGGCCTCATATATGGCTGATCATTCTAGAGGAGCTCTCTAGGTTAGTGAGAGGGAGCTTCCTAGAGCACTCCGAGACttgttatattttgatttttctaaatatatTCACACTAGAAATGTATGAGTCATCCattgtagaaaaaaaaaacttacatgCTTTTTTCTTCACCTACGTCTCAAAAGCCTCTATGCTATATATGACAAAGATGTAGAAAAGAAAGACACCATCAGGCATGAAGTTAAGATGCGCTGGTGCCACCATGTGAGATATAGAATAGGAGAGAAAGCATAGCCATGATCATATGAGAGCATTTGTGACGTCTTACACAAAAATGCACTCCCACTTATAGCTCATAAacttttatttctctctctaaatagGAGTTTGATTAACAGGTATGATTTGTCAAAGAAGGATAAGTATGGAATATAGATTCCCAATGGATGGGTAATAAAAATTTCGAAGAGCAGATTGCAGGAATAATTACTTTATTTCTATGATAATCATAATTAACGGCTTTGTAGAAGCATTACAACAAGACAACAACGTTATTGAAGTCTTGAACTAAGCTTAGGCTTGTCGGCATCGTTGTtatttttgtgtttttgtttttctaCAAATTAGTGAAGTGATATGTTGGGTTTGATGTTAAAAGTAGCATCTAGCTGCTTGCGAAAGTATTACTAATGCGAGGCTCGTCTTGGAAGCGGGTGGTATTCATATTGAAGGAGATTTGGCTGTGGTGATCAATTAGATCTAGAACCAACATAGGGCTAGCGATAGACATCCACTTTTGCAGAACATCAGCAAGTTGACGATGGATTGTGGTGCTTTTTGAGCCACTCAGGAGATTAACAGGGCTACTGACTGGGTCACCTCTTTTGTTGCCCAGCACTCGAGTGATCTCCTTTGAGAGAGCTATAACATTATCCCACCGCCTTtgcattatcttttttttttctgatttttttgaatgtatTCATGCTAAAACAATATAACCCACCTGGTctgtcaaaaaaaataaaataaaatagcatCTACACAAAACTTATTCTATTCCTTGTTTTTGTTTCCACCTTTTTATAAAAGCAATAAATCTTTGCTACTAAAAGAATAAACATCttgcaaaaaaattcaaaatataaaagattttGTGTACATGTTGTTCAGCCTAGTCAATTTTTGTGTTaggtttttgaaaataaaaaacagaaaaccaaagcaatACTCAGCGGGCCCTtagtttcttttgttttgtgAGCCCATCAATGTTGGCATGCACATCTAAAATTGGTGGCCCACCCCCATCCCCAGCTACTTTGAGCTCAAAAAAGCTAATTACGATAGTAGTATAAGTCCAATGTTCTGGGCCGTAAAACCCAAAAAATATCATGAGTCTACATTCATGGCCACCAGTTCACTCTTCATTTGAAGAAAGGAAAACAGAGAATATGAAGTGTAAAAGAAATATGTCTTGTATAGTGGCGATTAGATAGTTGGAAATAGAATAATCAAACCAAGCCAGTTTATGTATGCCTTTAATTTAATCAAGGATCGAAATGGAATTATAGCCAGTGGTGCACTGCTCCTCCACATAAAGAAGAGGTTCTTGGGAAAAAGATTGGCAATCTTGTTTTTCTCTATTTTAAACTAGATAATTCTAATAAGTACCGCTCAGATTGTTGTTGaagaacaatgaaaatgatttaTTCATGAAGAGTAGGCAAAACTATTTCAGAATGATTTTACCACATGATGAAAATTATTTGAGTATTAACTTTTGGTGATTTAAATAGCTCATGCTAAATGGTGTAAATAAGGTTGAGTACTGCATACTATGGTTTCCCAACATGAGTTCAATGCTTGGGTTGACAAAGCATTTATATCATTGAACtaccttttttttccctctaaTATAAGTAGTTGGTGCAAGAATGTTTAAACTTATGTAACCATCCTATAGCAAAAAATCAACCGGACTTCAAACACAATATTCCTCCATTTGGGAAAGTTAAAAAATCGATAAA
It includes:
- the LOC103718784 gene encoding uncharacterized protein LOC103718784 — protein: MLQTRLSLQDLYNEESLCNNTGLCLDEHMLQNDKSLIFLNKFSPETDEKTCLACRRAVKDLVIQLKTPKMRMKIMEILIEYCEEADENEEQCKQMVYKYVPLILSKLNKLKTNDLCRLMNLCDEGISL